One genomic segment of bacterium includes these proteins:
- a CDS encoding PDZ domain-containing protein produces MTNRRGPDARGFRMNPGLACIAALAWLLTVPAAAQQAISLEERIVAVSEAVTPSVVHISSVVRVNDRRNVVTGSGLIARADGLVLTNQHVVDKAIKVEVTVPGRKRRYPAEIVGTDPQTDLAVLRIASDQPFSAATFGKVDDVRVGQWVLAIGNPYGLDGTVSLGIVSAKGRNLEVPGLLNDFIQTDAMIDRGSSGGPLVDLEGRVVGLNSRGQGRGIGFTIPVDTVLQVMAELENGGVERGWLGTSIQAVSRELASYLGMPDATGVIVNGVSEGSPAARAGLRAGDVMTGFGEQDVDAEKDEDLGKFQRQVAATAPGTEVRLQILRDGRSREVKVTIGTQPKVEPEEEQTDLGFHVQEITEGLYRSERLPVREGVFVAFVAPGSPAARASLFIGDVIVDIDGHEIEDLGDLRRAIARAEDQRRVLLRARRGKDLRFLLLDRGAPSSMRGEAKEAAGPTAD; encoded by the coding sequence ATGACGAATCGGCGAGGTCCTGACGCTCGAGGCTTTCGAATGAATCCGGGCCTGGCGTGCATTGCAGCCCTGGCCTGGCTCCTGACGGTTCCGGCCGCAGCCCAGCAAGCCATCTCTCTCGAGGAGCGGATCGTCGCGGTCTCCGAAGCGGTCACCCCCTCCGTCGTGCACATCAGCTCCGTCGTCCGAGTGAACGATCGACGAAATGTGGTGACCGGCTCCGGCCTGATCGCCCGCGCCGACGGGCTGGTCCTCACCAACCAACATGTGGTCGACAAGGCCATCAAGGTCGAGGTCACCGTTCCGGGGCGAAAACGGCGCTACCCGGCGGAGATCGTCGGCACCGACCCCCAGACCGATCTCGCCGTCCTGCGCATCGCATCCGACCAGCCGTTCTCCGCGGCAACCTTCGGCAAGGTCGATGACGTGCGCGTCGGTCAATGGGTGCTCGCGATCGGCAACCCCTACGGCCTGGACGGCACCGTCTCCCTCGGCATCGTCTCCGCAAAGGGGCGCAACCTCGAGGTGCCCGGCCTCTTGAACGATTTCATCCAGACCGACGCCATGATCGATCGAGGCTCCTCCGGCGGCCCACTGGTCGATCTGGAAGGGCGCGTGGTCGGCTTGAACTCCCGCGGCCAGGGCCGGGGGATCGGTTTCACGATCCCGGTGGATACGGTGCTCCAGGTCATGGCCGAGCTGGAGAACGGCGGCGTCGAGCGCGGCTGGCTCGGCACCTCGATCCAGGCGGTCTCCCGCGAGTTGGCCAGCTACCTGGGCATGCCCGACGCCACCGGCGTGATCGTGAACGGCGTCTCCGAGGGCTCGCCGGCCGCGCGCGCAGGCTTGCGCGCGGGCGATGTGATGACGGGCTTTGGCGAGCAGGATGTGGATGCCGAAAAGGACGAAGACCTCGGGAAATTCCAGCGTCAGGTCGCCGCAACCGCGCCGGGCACCGAAGTGCGGCTCCAGATCCTGCGGGACGGTCGGTCTCGGGAGGTGAAGGTCACGATCGGCACCCAGCCGAAGGTGGAGCCCGAGGAAGAACAGACGGATCTCGGTTTCCATGTGCAGGAGATCACCGAGGGGCTCTACCGCAGCGAACGGCTACCGGTCCGCGAGGGTGTGTTCGTCGCTTTCGTGGCCCCGGGCTCCCCGGCGGCTCGCGCGAGCCTCTTCATCGGCGACGTCATCGTGGATATCGATGGTCACGAGATCGAGGATCTCGGCGATCTCCGCCGGGCGATCGCCCGCGCCGAAGATCAGCGGCGCGTGCTCCTCCGCGCGCGGCGAGGCAAGGATCTGCGCTTCCTGCTCCTGGACCGCGGCGCTCCGAGCTCGATGAGGGGCGAAGCCAAAGAGGCCGCGGGCCCGACCGCGGATTGA
- a CDS encoding thiamine phosphate synthase codes for MTRPILCLVTDRSGFSSVAAAVRGGVDWVQLRDRSLEPRELLAALAEARAACGQTPVRWLVNRRVDLVWAAGADGVHLGFDGMAAEDARSLLGKQALIGIACHTPEEVCAADTDLSYVHLAPIHPPLSKPASRPPLGTTALERAAAAGVPILAQGGVTAANAHHCIQAGAAGVAVTGEILAAADPERAARALRAALDHDKGSE; via the coding sequence ATGACCCGACCGATCCTATGCCTGGTGACCGATCGGAGCGGTTTCTCGTCGGTCGCGGCTGCCGTCCGCGGTGGCGTCGATTGGGTGCAACTCCGCGATCGCAGCCTGGAGCCGCGCGAACTGCTCGCCGCCCTGGCCGAGGCGCGGGCTGCTTGTGGCCAGACTCCCGTGCGCTGGCTCGTGAACCGCAGGGTCGATCTCGTCTGGGCCGCGGGCGCGGATGGCGTCCACCTCGGCTTCGACGGGATGGCGGCCGAGGACGCACGCTCGCTCCTCGGCAAGCAGGCGCTCATCGGAATCGCCTGCCACACGCCCGAAGAAGTCTGTGCCGCAGACACCGACCTCTCGTATGTGCACCTCGCGCCGATCCACCCGCCTCTCTCCAAGCCCGCGAGCCGTCCGCCGCTTGGGACGACAGCCCTGGAACGAGCCGCCGCTGCGGGGGTTCCGATTCTCGCGCAGGGCGGCGTCACGGCGGCGAATGCGCATCATTGCATCCAAGCGGGAGCCGCGGGTGTGGCGGTCACTGGCGAAATCCTGGCGGCAGCCGATCCTGAGCGGGCGGCGCGCGCATTGCGAGCAGCGCTGGACCACGACAAGGGGAGCGAATGA
- a CDS encoding thiazole synthase, with the protein MGESYNLGSHTFHSRLIVGSGKYDSFQTQLDATVASGAEMMTVALRRVDLTAPKSENLLSYVPEGTTILPNTAGCFNVEDAVTTCQLGRELLGHGLVKLEVIGDERTLFPDVPATIEAAKILVDDGFEVLPYISDDPVACQRLAALGCVAVMPLAAPIGSGLGIRNPANLRIILETVEAPVVVDAGVGTASDAAIAMELGCTAILMNTAIAGAKEPVQMARAMRLGVEAGRLAYESGRISRRLYATASSPLDGLASF; encoded by the coding sequence ATGGGCGAGTCCTACAACCTGGGCAGCCATACCTTCCACTCCCGATTGATCGTCGGGAGCGGCAAGTACGACTCCTTCCAGACCCAGCTCGACGCGACCGTGGCGAGCGGCGCCGAAATGATGACCGTCGCCCTGCGTCGGGTGGATCTCACGGCCCCGAAGAGCGAAAACCTGCTCTCCTACGTGCCCGAGGGCACGACGATCCTTCCCAACACCGCCGGCTGCTTCAACGTGGAAGACGCCGTGACCACCTGCCAGCTCGGCCGCGAACTGCTCGGCCACGGCCTCGTCAAGCTCGAAGTGATTGGCGACGAGCGCACACTCTTCCCGGACGTCCCGGCCACGATCGAAGCCGCGAAGATCCTGGTCGACGACGGATTCGAGGTGTTGCCTTACATCAGCGACGATCCGGTAGCGTGTCAACGCCTCGCAGCACTCGGCTGCGTTGCCGTGATGCCGCTCGCGGCGCCGATCGGCTCGGGGCTCGGCATCCGCAACCCGGCCAACCTTCGCATCATCCTGGAAACCGTCGAAGCGCCGGTCGTGGTGGATGCGGGCGTGGGCACCGCCAGCGATGCGGCCATCGCCATGGAGCTTGGCTGCACGGCGATCTTGATGAATACCGCCATCGCCGGCGCGAAGGAGCCCGTGCAGATGGCGCGGGCCATGCGCCTCGGCGTGGAAGCAGGACGCCTGGCCTACGAATCCGGCCGCATCTCACGCCGGCTCTACGCCACCGCGTCGAGCCCGCTCGATGGCCTCGCCAGCTTCTGA
- the thiS gene encoding sulfur carrier protein ThiS, with translation MKAPLDIQVNGEPTQVAAGATLADLIEELALGCRKIAVAVNRDVVPRSNFSKHSIEAADQIEILEAVGGG, from the coding sequence ATGAAGGCCCCCCTCGACATCCAGGTGAACGGAGAGCCGACCCAGGTGGCAGCCGGGGCGACGCTGGCCGACCTGATCGAAGAGCTGGCCCTCGGATGTCGCAAGATCGCGGTGGCCGTCAACCGTGACGTCGTCCCGCGATCGAACTTCTCGAAGCACAGCATCGAAGCGGCCGACCAGATCGAGATTCTCGAAGCGGTGGGCGGAGGCTAG
- the alr gene encoding alanine racemase, with protein sequence MAGARPTHAAIDLDALAGNFAEARRLAAGRTVIGVVKADGYGHGAVAVARCLAEAGCQELAVATVVEGAELRAAGIALPVLVLGGIHDAEEASEAGAQRLVPVVHQASQIRWLVQAARGLERVLPVQVEVDTGMARMGVAPADALGVLEEVAGSDVLVLEGVYTHLARADEADLEPSLEQLHRFDALLAEARERRIEPRRVHVANSAGLLAGADLESAMPAAVNAVRPGLMLYGALPAEHLRERATLRPVMSLRSEIVSVRELAAGEPVGYGAMWRAAEPTRIATVPLGYADGVPWSFEGGGSALVGGRLVPFAGRVSMDLVTLDVGSSGAKIGDPVVLFGREPGEEGAMLPVEDVARAAKSHAYELLVRVSSRVPRRLG encoded by the coding sequence TTGGCGGGCGCGCGCCCGACGCATGCTGCCATCGATCTCGACGCGTTGGCAGGCAATTTTGCCGAGGCACGCCGGTTGGCGGCGGGCCGGACGGTCATCGGGGTGGTCAAGGCCGATGGCTACGGCCACGGAGCGGTGGCGGTCGCCCGCTGTCTGGCCGAGGCGGGTTGCCAGGAGCTTGCCGTGGCCACCGTCGTGGAAGGCGCCGAACTTCGTGCCGCCGGGATCGCGCTGCCCGTTCTCGTTCTGGGCGGGATCCACGACGCGGAGGAGGCCAGCGAAGCCGGCGCCCAGCGTCTCGTGCCCGTGGTGCATCAGGCGAGCCAGATCCGCTGGCTCGTGCAGGCGGCTCGGGGCCTGGAACGGGTATTGCCGGTCCAGGTCGAGGTGGACACCGGGATGGCTCGCATGGGCGTCGCGCCGGCGGACGCGCTCGGCGTTCTGGAAGAAGTGGCGGGCTCGGACGTCCTGGTGTTGGAGGGTGTCTACACCCATCTGGCGCGGGCGGACGAAGCCGATCTCGAGCCGAGCCTCGAACAGCTGCACCGTTTCGATGCATTGCTGGCCGAAGCGCGAGAACGGCGGATCGAGCCGCGCCGGGTGCACGTCGCGAATTCCGCGGGGCTCCTGGCTGGAGCCGATCTGGAATCCGCGATGCCGGCGGCGGTGAACGCGGTACGGCCCGGGCTGATGTTGTACGGAGCGCTGCCGGCCGAACACCTCCGCGAGCGGGCGACGCTGCGGCCGGTGATGAGCCTGCGGAGCGAGATCGTCAGCGTGCGCGAACTCGCTGCAGGGGAACCGGTCGGCTACGGGGCGATGTGGCGCGCTGCCGAGCCGACGCGTATCGCAACCGTGCCCCTGGGCTATGCCGATGGCGTGCCTTGGAGCTTCGAGGGGGGCGGGAGCGCGCTCGTGGGAGGGCGCCTCGTGCCCTTCGCCGGCCGCGTATCGATGGATCTGGTGACGCTCGATGTCGGGAGTTCCGGCGCGAAGATTGGAGATCCGGTCGTTCTCTTCGGGCGGGAGCCTGGGGAAGAGGGTGCGATGTTGCCGGTCGAAGACGTCGCCAGAGCGGCGAAGAGCCATGCCTACGAGCTGCTCGTGCGGGTGAGTTCGCGCGTTCCTCGTCGCCTGGGGTAG